The genomic interval CATGTTTATTTCCGCGATTACTATACATTTTATGATCCGTATAGAGAGGGTTATGTATACCGCACGAATAATGGTTGGAGATTTTCAAGAAATGTTCCATCGTTTATGGTTGGGATAGATTTAGGACGAGCTCGTATTCAATTACTCACTGACCTACCTTTGAATAGGCGACCGGAACAGTATTACGATCGTTATGCGAAAAGATATCCTCGTGATTCCAGGATACATATAAACATTAACCTTTAGTAAATAATTTTTATAAGAACGGCCTTGAGATTAAGATTCTTAAGGCCGTTCTTATAAAATATTCAACAGGGGATATCTAAATTAGATATTCGAAGAGAGTCTGATCACGATTGATTTCTTTAAAATCAAATCGCTTTTCTTTCATTCGTTCTACTAAGGAATCGTAATCTTCAGGTGACCGTAATTCGATTCCTACTAAGGCCGGTCCACGCTCCCTCTCTGTTTTTTTGATAAACTCAAATCGAGTAATATCATCGTGTTCACCCAATACTTCAGTAACAAATAAACGCAAAGCGCCTGGACGCTGTGGGAAATTAACCAAGAAATAGTGTTTTTTCCCTTCATATTGAAGAGATAGTTCTTTGATTTCAGCCATCCGATCAAAGTCGTTATTTCCTCCACTCACGATGCAAGCTACCTTTTTGCCCTTAATGACATCTTTATAAGCATCTAATGCTGCGACAGTAAGCGCCCCGGCGGGTTCCGCGACGATTGCTTCGTGGTTATATAATTCTAGAATAGTAGAGCAGACTTTTCCTTCTGGTACAAGTTCGATCCGCGAAATATATTTTTGACAATATGCAAAGGTCAGCGTGCCCGCTCTTTTTACCGCGGCACCGTCTACGAACGTATTAATATGATCTAAAGTAATTGGTTCTTTAGCGGAGAATGCCGACTGCATGCATGCTGCACCAAGCGGTTCTACTCCATAGCAAACCGTATCCGACTTAGCTTCATGAAAATAGTGTCCAACGCCGGAGGCTAGTCCGCCACCGCCAATGGGAAGCAAAACTATATCAACATCTGGTAAGTCTTCTAATATCTCAACACCAACAGTCCCTTGTCCTTCTATGACGGCTGAGTCATCAAATGGCGGGATAAAAGTCATCTCATGCTGATCCGTGTAAATTAATGCTTCACGTAAGCAATCATCAAAAGTATCTCCGACAAGAATAATCTCGATGAAGTCACCGCCGAACATGGCTGTTTGATCTATCTTTTGCTTAGGTGTATGACTAGGCATGAAAATTACGCCTTTGATTTGTTGGTTTTTACAGGAAAAAGCAAATCCTTGGGCATGGTTGCCTGCACTAGCACAAACGACTCCCTTCTTACGTTCGTCGTTTGTTAATCTAGAAATCTTATTAAAAGCACCCCTTAATTTATAAGAGCGGACCACCTGCATGTCTTCGCGCTTCAAATAGATTGATGCTTCGTATTTCTTCGATAATCTTGCGTTTTTTTGCAGAGGGGTTCTATTGATGACAGATTGAATACGTTTCAACGCACTCACTGAATCTATCTTTAAATCTGAACGTTCGTTCATTTAATATCTATGCGTTTAAAGTCGTCTTATTTACCAAGTCAGTTAAATCATCGTCAGTGATGTTCTTTTTTCCGTCCGCTAAGTCTAGGAACTTATGGTATACAATATCCAATTCTCCTTTTTCTAGTTGGAAACCAATGCGCTCCAAATGATGTTTTAACGCATGTCGGCCACTTCGTGCAGTTAAGATGATGTCCGCTTCGTCCAACCCGACGTCCTCTGGTTTGATAATCTCATAATTTTCGCGATGCTTCAAGAACCCGTCTTGATGAATTCCAGAACTATGAGCAAAAGCGTTTCGTCCCACAATCGCTTTATTAGGTTGAACAGGCATATGCATCATGCTCGCAACCTTACGGCTGATAGCGGTAAATTGTTTGCTATTGATGTTTGTTTTTAGACCATCAAAAGCATTCTGATGAACCTGGACGATCATAGCGACCTCCTCTAAAGAGGTATTCCCTGCCCGCTCACCAATACCGTTGATCGTACACTCGACCTGTCGGGCGCCTGCCAATACACCGCTGATTGAATTGGCAGTTGCTAATCCCAAATCATTATGGCAATGAACGGAAATAATCGCATTATCAATGTTTTTTACATTTTCTTTCAAGTATTGGATCTTGGCAGCATATTGATGCGGTAAGCAGTAACCATTTGTATCTGGGATATTTACCACGGTTGCGCCCGCAGCAATTACAGCTTCAATCATCTTTGCCAAATATTCGTTATCGGCACGCCCAGCGTCTTCTGCGTAGAATTCTACATCTTCAACCAATGATTTTGCATATTTGACTGCAGCTACGGCGCGTTCCAAGATCTTTTCACGCGTACTGTTAAATTTGTACTGGATATGCATGTCAGATGAACCAATACCTGTATGAATCCTGCCTCTTTTTGCATATTGCAGTGATTCTGCTGCAACTTTGATGTCGTTCTCATTAGCACGGGTCAACGCACAAATAATTACATCTTTTAAGTTTTTAGATAGTTCAACGACGCTTTGATAATCGCCCGGACTCGATACAGGAAAACCTGCTTCTACAATATCGACACCTAATCGCTGTAGTTCTATTCCAATTTCAACTTTCTCAGGGGTGCTTAATTGACATCCCGGTACTTGTTCGCCATCGCGAAGCGTTGTGTCAAAAATATAGAGGTGATTTGGATCATGTAACATAATAAGATCTTTTTACTGTTTAATAAATTCTATTGGACGACTTGCTTTTGAGCTTCGATTGCTTCAAGGACCTTTGCACCCATATCCGCCGTACCCAAAATATAATCTTTTGATGTAGAAATATTGGTGATATCGGTTGTTCGGTAGCCTGCCTTTAGCGTATCAGAAACCGCATTTGTAATCGCTTTAGCTTCTTCTTTCAACCCAAAACTGATCTCTAACATCAGAGCTGCAGATAGGATGGAAGCGAGTGGGTTTGCAATGTTTCGGCCAGCGATATCATGAGCTGAACCGTGTATAGGCTCAAAGAAACCTGTACCATCACCAACGGATGCGGAAGCTAACATACCCATAGAACCGGCAATCTGCGAAGCTTCATCCGTCAGGATATCGCCGAATAAATTAGCGGTCAGAACCACATCAAATTTTCGAGGATTCTTAACCAGCTGCATCGCTGCATTATCGATAAACATGTGTTCAGTTTCGACATCCGGATACTGCTTGCTTACTTCTTGAACTACATCTCTCCACAAACGCGAAGTTTCTAAGACATTCGCTTTATCCACCGAACATAGGCGTTTACTTCTCAAACGCGCCGCTTCAAATGCTTTTACCGCTATCCGTTCTATTTCATAACGATGGTAATTCATCAAGTCAGATGCAAAACTTCCGTCTTCGGCTTTATGTTTTTCACCGAAATATACATCACCCGTCAATTCACGGAAAAAGAGAATATCCGTACCTCTTAAAATTTCAGGCTTAAGACTTGAAGCATCCAGTAATTCATCAAAGAGTAGAATCGGGCGTAAATTAGCATACAATCCTAATTCCTTTCTTATTTTCAATAAGCCCTGCTCTGGGCGTATTTTAGCTGACGGATCGTTATCATATTTTGCATGACCAATTGCACCGAAAAGAATAGCGTCACTGTTTTTAGCTTTGTTCAGAGTGTCTTCAGGTAGGGGAGAACCGGTTGCTTCTATTGCTACATGTCCCATGATAGCCTCATCGAACGAAAATTGGTGACCGTATAAATCCGCAATTTTCTCAAGCGAAGCTTTGCCCCATTTTGTTACCTCCTGTCCAATGCCATCTCCGGGAATTACTAGAATGTTTTTTTCCATAGATTATCTTATTACGAAAGCTTAAACATATTGGCGTCTAAGCTCGTATTCTTCAATTTTATCTTTGTTACTTAAAATAAAGTCAATATCATCGTAGCCATTTAAAAGACAGGCTTTTTTGTAGGGATTAATCTCAAATTTAGCAGTTTCTCCCGTAGGAATCAAAGTTATTTCCTGTGCTTCCAGATCCACTTTAATTGAAGCATCGGAGTCTTTATAGATTTCTGTAAAGATGCTTTGCAAAAACTCCTCAGATACTTGGATGGGCAGGATACCGTTATTTAGCGCGTTCCCCTTAAAGATATCAGCAAAGAAGCTGCTGATTATCACATCGAACCCATAATCGCCTAATGCCCATGCTGCATGTTCACGACTACTCCCGCATCCAAAGTTTTTACCAGCAACCAAAATGTTTCCCGAGTAAGTGTCATCATTTAATACAAATTCGGCTCTTGGATTATTCTCTGAATCGTAACGCCAGTCGCGAAACAGGTTTTCTCCAAAACCTTCGCGCGTTGTCGCTTTTAGAAAACGCGCTGGGATAATTTGATCGGTGTCTATATTTTCTGTCGGCAATGGTACTGCCGAGGATTCTATGTTTTTAAATATTTTTGTTGCCATTTCTATATCATCTCTCTAATATCTGTAACTTTTCCAGTAACCGCTGCAGCCGCCGCCATCAACGGACTAGCTAAGAATGTTCGTGAATTCGGCCCTTGTCTTCCTTCAAAATTTCTATTGGAAGTAGAAATACAGTATTTCCCCGCTGGAATTTTGTCTTCATTCATGCCTAAGCAAGCACTACAACCCGGTTCTCGCAAAGCGAAGCCAGCTTCAACAAAGATCTTATCAAGACCTTCCTCTTTAGCCTGTTGTTCAACCTGTTTCGAACCAGGAACAATCCAAGCAGTTACATTATCAGCTTTACGCTTCCCTTTAACAAAGTTAGCGACCTGCCTTAAATCTTCTATTCGTGAATTCGTACAACTTCCGATAAATACATAATCAACATGGTGACCGAGCATCGCTTCATTATCCTTCAACCCCATGTAGTCCAAGGATTTTAGATAGGATTGTTGTTCTTGCTTATCGAACTCATTCCGATCTGGAATATTTTGAGAGATACCGATTCCCATTCCTGGATTGGTTCCGTATGTGATCATGGGCTCAATATCTTCGGCTTTAAAATTTAAGATCTTGTCAAACTCGGCATCATCATCAGAATAAAGCGTTTCCCAATACGCCAATGCTTTGTCCCACTCTTCGCCTTGCGGAGCAAACTTTCTACCCTTTATATAGTCAAATGTTGTCTGGTCTGGGGCAATAAGACCTCCGCGCGCACCCATTTCAATACTCATATTGCAGATCGTCATCCGACCTTCCATGCTTAATGAACGAATAGTGTCACCGGCATATTCAACAAAATACCCAGTACCACCAGCTGCGGAAATTTGTGAAATAATATATAAAATAATGTCTTTGGCACCTACCCCTTTCTGCAGTTCTCCATTCACTTCAATTTTCATTCTTTTTGGTTTCTGCTGTAGCAGGCATTGAGTAGCTAGAACCTGCTCAACCTGCGATGTACCGATACCAAAAGCAATCGATCCGAAAGCACCGTGTGTTGAAGTATGGCTGTCTCCGCATACGTAAGTTCCACCCGGACGGGTTATGCCTAACTCGGGTCCGATAACATGCACAATCCCTTGAAAAGGATGTCCTAAACCGTAGAGCTCGATTCCAAATTCATCACAATTTTTCGTTAACATATCCACCTGTACTCTCGAGAGCTCTTCCTGGATAGGTAGGTGTTGGTTTATAGTTGGAACATTATGATCAGCCGTCGCTACTGTCTGCTTTGGCCTAAAAACTGGAATATTTCTTTCTCGCAGGCCATTGAAGGCTTGCGGGCTAGTTACCTCATGGATAAAATGAGTGTCGATATATAAAATATCCGGAAAACCTTCCCGATTACTCACCACATGATTATCCCAAATCTTATCGAACAATGTTTTCCCCATAGTATGTTTTCTTGTCTTTTGTTTTTTAAATAATCTATCCACTTAGCCTGACTTTTCCTGTTTTCACAAGAATCAAGCTAAGTGGAAGTAATAAAAACTTACTCTTTTAACGAGTAAGTTTGCTGTGTGTTTATTAGATCTCTTCTGTCTGATTTTCAGGACGAAGGCTACGTACAGCCTTTCCAGCCTGCCACATTTCGCTATCCTGAAGTTCTTTTAGTTCAGCATCAAGTTTAACGCGATAATCGGATTTGCTGTTACTGTCAATTGACCTTTGAGATTCTTTTCCAGTCGAAACGCTATCATAAAGCTCGTTAAATACCGGAAGGGTAGCATCGCGGAATTTTTTCCACCAGTCTAGAGCACCGCGTTGAGCTGTTGTCGAGCAATTTGCGTACATCCAGTCCATTCCATTTTCTGCCACAAGAGGCATCAATGATTGTGTTAGTTCCTCAACAGTCTCGTTGAATGCCTCAGAAGGGGAGTGTCCGTTATTACGAAGCACCTCATATTGAGCAGCAAAGATACCTTGGATAGCACCCATTAATGTTCCTCTTTCACCGGTTAGATCAGAAAATACTTCTTTCCGGAAGTCAGTTTCAAATAAATAACCCGATCCAACACCAATACCCAAGGCGATGGCGCGGTCTCTCGCCTTGCCCGTTGCATCTTGATGAATTGCAAAAGAAGAGTTTAGTCCTTTTCCTTCTAAGAATAAGCGACGTAAAGATGTTCCAGAACCTTTCGGAGCAACCAAAATTACATCAACGTCTTCGGGGGCTACAATACCTGTTTGGTCTTTGTATGTAATACCAAAACCATGTGAAAAATAGAGTGCTTTTCCAGCTGTTAAATGTTTTTTTATAGTTGGCCAAAGTGTAATTTGTCCTGCGTCAGATAGTAGATACTGAATGATGGTTCCTTTTTCAGCCGCCTCTTCAATTTCAAATAGAGTTTCACCTGGTACCCAGCCGTCAGCAACCGCTTTATCCCATGTTTTTGAGTCTTTACGTTGACCAATAATAACATTGATACCATTGTCTTTTAAATTCAACGCTTGCCCCGGTCCCTGTACACCGTATCCGATAACTGCAATAGTTTCGTCTTTCAATGTCTCTTGGGCCTTGCTCAAAGGGAATTCTTCCCGGGTTACAACTTCTTCTATCGTTCCACCAAAATTAATTTTTGCCATTGTTTTCTACTTTTTTTTGTTAGTATAAATTTAAATATAATAATGTTTATATAGAATTACATCGTGAAAACTTTGTCCTGCTTATCCAGAAACTCATTCTCTTTCACTTCTGGAGCTGGTTCTTCACGCTCAAACTCCTTGAGTTTCTTATGGAAGCCTTCACTATTTTTAATGATCGCAATTCGTCCACTTCGTACAAATTCAATTAAACCGAAGTTGGCCAATGCTTCTGTCAGCTTGTCAATATCTTCAGTATGTCCTGAAGTTTCAAATACCGTGTAATCATTTCTAATCACTACTGCGCGTGCTCCGTATATCCTAGCTAGGCGTTCAACATCAGCTCCTTCAGTTACTTTTTCGGTAGCAACTTTAAAAAGAGCTTGCTCTTGCCAGACAATTTCACTGTTGGTGTTGAAATACGCTTTCAAGATATCAACTTGTTTTTCGAGTTGTCGACACACTTTTCTAACCACCTCTTCACTTTCATTGATTAAAATAGTAAAGCGAAAAATTCCAGCGACTTCCGACGGTGAACCGCTGATACTTTCTATATTGATCTTTTTTCGGGAGAATAAGATAACGATTCTGCCGATAATTCCAACCTTATTTTCGGTATAGATGGTTAATGTATATTCTTGCTTTGTCATCTTCTTCGATTTTTATTTTAACCTGATTTCTGCAACGCTGCTTCCTTGTGCTACCATCGGGAAAACATTGTTTTCTTTTCCTACCATTACTTCAAGTAAATAGGAATCCGGATGATCCAACATGGTTTTCAATGCATCTTTCAATTGTTCACGTTCACTTATTCGTTGACCGTCAATATGGTAACCCTTTGCTACAGTTACAAAATCCGGACTGGTTATATCAACAAATGAATAGCGCTTGTCATTGAACAGTTGTTGCCATTGTCTCACCATTCCTAAAAACTCGTTGTTGAGAATCAAAATCTTTACTTTCGCACCAAACTGCATGATGGTACCCAGTTCTTGAAGAGTCATTTGAAAACCACCATCGCCAATAATAGCGACGATCGGTCGTTCGGGGGCACCGTACCAAGCTCCGATTGCGGCCGGGAGTCCAAAACCCATAGTCCCTAACCCGCCGGAAGTAACATTACTCTTCGACTGGTTGAACTTAGCATAACGGCAAGCTACCATCTGATGCTGGCCAACGTCCGTTACAATAACTGCATCGCCGCCAGTTAACTCGTTTAATACTTTGACAACTTCACCCATTGTCATGATATCGCTGCTTGGATTTAAC from Pedobacter indicus carries:
- the ilvA gene encoding threonine ammonia-lyase IlvA, yielding MNERSDLKIDSVSALKRIQSVINRTPLQKNARLSKKYEASIYLKREDMQVVRSYKLRGAFNKISRLTNDERKKGVVCASAGNHAQGFAFSCKNQQIKGVIFMPSHTPKQKIDQTAMFGGDFIEIILVGDTFDDCLREALIYTDQHEMTFIPPFDDSAVIEGQGTVGVEILEDLPDVDIVLLPIGGGGLASGVGHYFHEAKSDTVCYGVEPLGAACMQSAFSAKEPITLDHINTFVDGAAVKRAGTLTFAYCQKYISRIELVPEGKVCSTILELYNHEAIVAEPAGALTVAALDAYKDVIKGKKVACIVSGGNNDFDRMAEIKELSLQYEGKKHYFLVNFPQRPGALRLFVTEVLGEHDDITRFEFIKKTERERGPALVGIELRSPEDYDSLVERMKEKRFDFKEINRDQTLFEYLI
- a CDS encoding 2-isopropylmalate synthase, encoding MLHDPNHLYIFDTTLRDGEQVPGCQLSTPEKVEIGIELQRLGVDIVEAGFPVSSPGDYQSVVELSKNLKDVIICALTRANENDIKVAAESLQYAKRGRIHTGIGSSDMHIQYKFNSTREKILERAVAAVKYAKSLVEDVEFYAEDAGRADNEYLAKMIEAVIAAGATVVNIPDTNGYCLPHQYAAKIQYLKENVKNIDNAIISVHCHNDLGLATANSISGVLAGARQVECTINGIGERAGNTSLEEVAMIVQVHQNAFDGLKTNINSKQFTAISRKVASMMHMPVQPNKAIVGRNAFAHSSGIHQDGFLKHRENYEIIKPEDVGLDEADIILTARSGRHALKHHLERIGFQLEKGELDIVYHKFLDLADGKKNITDDDLTDLVNKTTLNA
- the leuB gene encoding 3-isopropylmalate dehydrogenase, translated to MEKNILVIPGDGIGQEVTKWGKASLEKIADLYGHQFSFDEAIMGHVAIEATGSPLPEDTLNKAKNSDAILFGAIGHAKYDNDPSAKIRPEQGLLKIRKELGLYANLRPILLFDELLDASSLKPEILRGTDILFFRELTGDVYFGEKHKAEDGSFASDLMNYHRYEIERIAVKAFEAARLRSKRLCSVDKANVLETSRLWRDVVQEVSKQYPDVETEHMFIDNAAMQLVKNPRKFDVVLTANLFGDILTDEASQIAGSMGMLASASVGDGTGFFEPIHGSAHDIAGRNIANPLASILSAALMLEISFGLKEEAKAITNAVSDTLKAGYRTTDITNISTSKDYILGTADMGAKVLEAIEAQKQVVQ
- the leuD gene encoding 3-isopropylmalate dehydratase small subunit codes for the protein MATKIFKNIESSAVPLPTENIDTDQIIPARFLKATTREGFGENLFRDWRYDSENNPRAEFVLNDDTYSGNILVAGKNFGCGSSREHAAWALGDYGFDVIISSFFADIFKGNALNNGILPIQVSEEFLQSIFTEIYKDSDASIKVDLEAQEITLIPTGETAKFEINPYKKACLLNGYDDIDFILSNKDKIEEYELRRQYV
- the leuC gene encoding 3-isopropylmalate dehydratase large subunit: MGKTLFDKIWDNHVVSNREGFPDILYIDTHFIHEVTSPQAFNGLRERNIPVFRPKQTVATADHNVPTINQHLPIQEELSRVQVDMLTKNCDEFGIELYGLGHPFQGIVHVIGPELGITRPGGTYVCGDSHTSTHGAFGSIAFGIGTSQVEQVLATQCLLQQKPKRMKIEVNGELQKGVGAKDIILYIISQISAAGGTGYFVEYAGDTIRSLSMEGRMTICNMSIEMGARGGLIAPDQTTFDYIKGRKFAPQGEEWDKALAYWETLYSDDDAEFDKILNFKAEDIEPMITYGTNPGMGIGISQNIPDRNEFDKQEQQSYLKSLDYMGLKDNEAMLGHHVDYVFIGSCTNSRIEDLRQVANFVKGKRKADNVTAWIVPGSKQVEQQAKEEGLDKIFVEAGFALREPGCSACLGMNEDKIPAGKYCISTSNRNFEGRQGPNSRTFLASPLMAAAAAVTGKVTDIREMI
- the ilvC gene encoding ketol-acid reductoisomerase, which codes for MAKINFGGTIEEVVTREEFPLSKAQETLKDETIAVIGYGVQGPGQALNLKDNGINVIIGQRKDSKTWDKAVADGWVPGETLFEIEEAAEKGTIIQYLLSDAGQITLWPTIKKHLTAGKALYFSHGFGITYKDQTGIVAPEDVDVILVAPKGSGTSLRRLFLEGKGLNSSFAIHQDATGKARDRAIALGIGVGSGYLFETDFRKEVFSDLTGERGTLMGAIQGIFAAQYEVLRNNGHSPSEAFNETVEELTQSLMPLVAENGMDWMYANCSTTAQRGALDWWKKFRDATLPVFNELYDSVSTGKESQRSIDSNSKSDYRVKLDAELKELQDSEMWQAGKAVRSLRPENQTEEI
- the ilvN gene encoding acetolactate synthase small subunit, which translates into the protein MTKQEYTLTIYTENKVGIIGRIVILFSRKKINIESISGSPSEVAGIFRFTILINESEEVVRKVCRQLEKQVDILKAYFNTNSEIVWQEQALFKVATEKVTEGADVERLARIYGARAVVIRNDYTVFETSGHTEDIDKLTEALANFGLIEFVRSGRIAIIKNSEGFHKKLKEFEREEPAPEVKENEFLDKQDKVFTM